A portion of the Agrobacterium tumefaciens genome contains these proteins:
- a CDS encoding FAD binding domain-containing protein: protein MRAFTYERATTAQAAAKAAAANPGAKFIAGGTNILDLMKLEIEHPAHLIDINGVGLDKIETTSDGGLRIGALVRNTDLASDETVRRDYGLLTRALVAGASGQLRNKATTAGNLLQRTRCPYFYDTNQPCNKRQPGSGCSALGGFSRQHAVVGSSESCIATHPSDMAVAMRALDATVETVNGDGRSRAIPIADFHRLPGDTPHIETVLEPGEFITAVTLPKPIGGKHIYRKVRDRASYAFALVSVAAVIQPDGTGRVAVGGVAHKPWRTGSGDQELKSGAKAASAALLGDARPTEQNRFKITLVERTIGAVIAEARG, encoded by the coding sequence ATGAGAGCCTTCACATACGAGCGAGCCACAACGGCTCAGGCGGCAGCGAAAGCGGCAGCAGCCAATCCGGGAGCCAAATTCATCGCCGGCGGGACAAATATCCTGGACTTGATGAAGCTGGAGATCGAGCACCCGGCGCATCTCATCGACATCAACGGAGTTGGTCTCGACAAGATCGAAACCACCTCTGATGGCGGTCTGCGCATAGGGGCTCTGGTCCGCAATACCGATCTGGCAAGCGACGAGACTGTCCGTCGCGACTATGGTTTGCTTACCCGCGCCTTGGTCGCCGGGGCGTCTGGTCAACTGCGAAACAAGGCCACCACCGCGGGCAATCTCCTCCAGCGCACGCGCTGTCCGTATTTCTATGACACCAACCAACCGTGCAACAAGCGGCAGCCGGGAAGCGGATGTTCGGCCCTTGGCGGTTTTTCGCGACAGCATGCAGTCGTCGGAAGCAGCGAATCCTGTATCGCCACCCATCCCAGCGACATGGCTGTTGCGATGAGGGCGCTCGACGCAACCGTCGAAACGGTCAATGGCGACGGCCGTAGCCGCGCAATCCCGATCGCAGACTTTCACAGGCTTCCCGGCGATACCCCACACATCGAGACGGTCCTGGAGCCGGGCGAGTTCATAACTGCGGTCACGCTGCCGAAGCCAATTGGGGGCAAGCATATCTATCGCAAGGTGCGCGATCGGGCCTCCTACGCGTTTGCGCTCGTATCCGTTGCTGCGGTGATCCAGCCGGATGGCACCGGCCGCGTGGCTGTCGGTGGCGTCGCTCACAAGCCCTGGCGAACAGGCTCAGGTGACCAGGAGCTGAAGAGCGGTGCAAAAGCCGCAAGTGCGGCACTTCTCGGCGACGCTCGCCCGACGGAGCAAAATCGCTTCAAGATAACCCTCGTGGAACGAACGATCGGTGCGGTGATCGCAGAGGCAAGGGGATAA